The Triticum aestivum cultivar Chinese Spring chromosome 6D, IWGSC CS RefSeq v2.1, whole genome shotgun sequence genomic sequence CATACACTGTCCAATAGTTGACTTTCACTAGACACTACGTCCAGGTCTGTATCTCTCTTCCAGATCGGCAACAGTCATGCAAGGCAGCGTAGCACCCTTGCACACGGCAGGAAGGACTATATTTATATGTCTATTATAATTAGCGTCCTTTAGTATACATAATATTGGAGATTTGCAGATTTATCTGCAAGAGTAGTGCTACGCAGCAGCGACAATTTTTCGGCCGATGCATGCACGACACTAGCTAATCATCGTTAGATTAAATCCCTCCATAAATAAGGAACGTGAGATCCTAACATCGTCTGCATGCCGTAGATATATAAAACATCGTGCGAAGCTATTCCGTATCTGCAAATAATGAAATAAGGCGACTGCAAACTAATGATTCTAGATTAAACGACGTGATCACAGAAAGTTGGCTTGATGAAACTCCTAGTTTCCTAGTTACAAGCCTACTGGCTGATTGTACTAGGTGTGCTTTTGTTTGAATAAAGCTCTTTATTTGCCTGCAAAAAAAAAGATTAAATGACGTGCTATGCAGTTTGTCTACTTTGAAAGTACTCGTCCTAGACCACAAACTAATGATTCTGGAAAATGGAAAAAGAAACGACATCTTTCATCTCCCACCTCAGAAGCTTCAGGTCTCACAGAGTTTATTACGCCGAGATGAGTGATGTCATGTTTCCAAGAAGTCTACTCTGTTGCTTGCAAGAATCCTTCTCCCCATGGAACAAACAAAGAACAATTTACTGATGACATAGACTAATTGTCTACTCTGAAAGTGCTTGTCCTAGACTTTGGTTTGTCGACATCAAACTGCTCCAGGAACCAATAATGTGAATGTTCTATAGGCCTATAAGTGATAACACTCCTTATTCGAGTTCACCAATGACGCGATCAATCGTGTGATGTCTAGGCATCACATGCAGGATGCAGCAGCTCAACATGAAGTGAATTTTGTCTCGATGTTCAGTGAGCATGCCCGAATCAAGAAAATAAACCTTTTGTTAGTTGTTACGAATCAAACTGGGAGTGAAGAAGCAAATGGCTACATGCTTAATTGGCTTGGTTCAGTTCTATCCAATTGCAGCAGATGATACCACAGTTTGGTGCTCCAAACAAAGAAATAAAAATAATATGTTTATACTCTGTAGAATGGGGCTTTTAGATCCTTCATAGAGGGACATGAGCCCATGATGTACCACAGAAGAACAGACTTTGTAGCAGGCAAACgacgggagcaactagttaacgagcgctccttcggaagcCTCACAACGATCAGAGCCACTTGGTGCGTTcttagccattcgccacgtgtcgcgctctggacgctccctccggatattgttttttttatttttccgcacgcgttttcggctttttaaacgttttttcccggtttttttcgacgttttggtttttccgCGTTAACTTTTTTTTTCGTGAAAAGTCACTTTTTTTTCGCGAGAgccacggttgtgctttagcgagagtcacggccgtgcctttcggaaacgaaaaaaacgcgttttctgttttttcttttctttcgcgagagtcacggttttacttccgcgagaggcacggttgtgctttcgtgagagtcacggccgtgcctctcagaaagggaaaaacaaaacacgttttctgttttttttctttcgcgagagtcacggttttgcttccgcgagaggcacggttgtgcttttgcgagagtcacggccgtgcctctcggaaagggaaaaaaatacgcgttttctatttttttttctttcgcgagagtcacggttttgcttttgccagaggcacggttgtgctttcgcgagagtcacgggcgtgcctctttcggaaagggaaaaaaacgtgttttttctttttttttcttttcacgagagtcacggttttgattccacgagaggcacggttgtgatttcgcgagaggcacgggcgtgcctctttcggatagggaaaaaaccgtgctcccggtttggttttttcgtccagtttttttcgtgaatttttttccgtcaaaacctatcaacatgggatctagttttaaagatctcgacgcgaggaatccaatggtgaaaacggtttgaggtttggacgcacggtttaagagataaaacgttttgaataaacgaatctacgaaaaaagggaaaactcacacgttgcgacaagtggcgcgctgcatgtgcgccacttgtcatgACTTGGGAagatggagtgttctttgcaacgagtattccttaattagtgatttcagcAAACGACTTGGAATAGATTAATTCTAGACAGGCCATGAAATCCTTATGGACATGGGCCGCGAAATGGGCCGTCAAGCGATACGATTTACATTTCTTTCCTGCTGAAATCACTCCGTTTGCACGTAGAGAGATCTGAAAATTGAGATACTAGGAGGGTGCTTGGattcaagggacttattttagtctgactaaaaatagtctctttaagaggctaaagttccaagcacccctgactaaagaggggctaaaactagtcttgagactaaaaatttttagtcaggggcacccctactaaaatatggattagtcctctctctcctcatttaactcctctcctttaacacaggcgagttctggattggagggtttggaggataatacaTGCTCATTAATTTgattttagtatttggatccaagcatgggtgaggctagcaagttttagtctcactacttttagtcatgagactaaaacgtatccaagcacactccagtgtctcaattttgtactaactttagtacaaagttatattaaagttaagacaattattttgggacggaaggagtacatAACTAAGTTAAACAAATCGTCAAAGAAGCTGCACTGTGATTTATATGATTTCTTATGCATCCTTGCCACAGTAAGTAAATATATATCATATTCTTTAAATTGGGTTACGCGATTCCTACAAAAGAAGGGTAAAAAGGAGTTTCCACATTCGCTCTAAGGAACAAACATGCATGATCTGATTAATTACTTTCTAGATGGGAAGAGGAGTTTATGCAGCTTGGTAGGGGCATACGCCAACAAAAAGACTGCAGCAAATTAAAATACAGGTTTCAATTTTTTCTCATTGTATACAACACCCCGCTATTTTCAAAAGGGAGTGTACACAAAACTTTACGAACTTTAGAGCTGGAACTGCTGTCCTTTGCTCTTGTATTTACCACTTGTCAGTTTTGAAATTTTAAATGGATAGAGATAAGATTTACTGTAGTTATTATCTGCTCCATATTTGGCCCATTCCAAACCTTAGGTCCAATATCATTGACTAGGACAAGGACCAAATTACATGACTTGTATACATATCCTACAAGAGAAGTGGCATACTGAAAAAAAAGGAATTTGCTTTCGCCATTTTCGTAAAATGTATTAACTGATTAAGCAAAAGGATACAAGAAATCTACATATCCTATAAGAGAAGTGGCATACCGAAAGGTTGATGGTTAATTTATGGATCTTACCATATTACTTCTGCACAGTCAATCGATCATATAAAACATTACCACACGCCCACTGGACAATTTCTATTTTTCCACAATATGAATAGATTAAAGTCCAGCCCAGATCATGTCCTCTCAGTCAATGTCTAAAACTGCACAAACCAGACTGTGTCAGTGGAGAAGAGAGGTGATTTCTGCTCGCTGTTCAGTAAGCGTCTTGCAGCTTCTGTTGCTGAGGATAATGTCCGCAAATTCCGTCCGGAGGACCTCAACCTCAGAATCATCTGTTTCCTCCAGTTCTGGAGAAGAAAGGCACATATTACATAAATCATCTACAGAGCTAGTCCGATGACATTCTTTTGGGCCATTCAAGCCAGTTCTTTCAGTGGTGTTTGCAAAAATTTCCTTGATAGCATTGCACCAAATTGGTTGAGCTGCCTCAAGAAATCTAAAAAATGCCAAGACCGGAAGATCAACACTTCCTATATCAGGTTCTTCCTTGTCATCTCTTCCATGGTAATCTGATCCACCAAGCTTCAGAAGCTCATAAGTATCAGCCAGATCACTCAATCCTGTTTTAGAAATATTCAGCAGTTAATTGCATTGAAGTTCAGATACATTAGACATTTTCTTCTCAACAAAGGGATACAATAGACATGTACGTTAGATGCATCATTAGTATCTGCATAAATTGGCAACATGAAGTATCACTTGTTATGACTGCAAAGTGATCATGCTGTTCATACCAGATAGCTTCCCATCGCTTCGATAGACCTCAATAGCATGCAGACCAGCAGCTTTCAAATCCTTTATCACAGGAGCAGGATTTTTCAATGCCCACGGATGAGCCAAAACAGCTATGCCCCCGGTTCTACATATTAGCTGCACAACAGATTCCCCAGCTGGCTCACTACCACTACAATGAACAGCAGAAATCCACATCAGTACATAGTAACTACTCTGCATCTGGTGCAAAATGAAGCAAAAAACATGCATGACCATGATCCAAAATGTATACTTACATAGCATAAGCGGGCCCTCCATCGTACAAGTACCTGCTGAAAGCTTGCCTAAGATTATCAACATATCCAGCTTCAACCATGGCACGCGCCACGTGGACCCGCCCTGGAGCCACTCCATTCCCTGCTATATTAGACACATCTTCAAAGTTCAATGCCATGCCGAGGCTCCTAAGTTTCGATAGCATCTCCTTGGCACGTGTATAGCGGCCCTCCCTGATGCTAGATAGAACCTTCTCCAGTTCCTGAGATTTAGCAGGCCCCCAACTACCGAAGTATGCAAGAACATGAACAGGTTCATTGGCTCCTGATCCATTACTTTCAGAACAATTAACAACTTTGAGAATTAACCACTTCTGTGCGATCAAAACATGTTACAAATTTTAGGGTGGAGAAGAGAGTTACCTAGGTGAATAAACGGCGCTTATCTCAACAGCAGGAATGATCCTGATGGAAAATTCCTTTGCAGTCTCCATCGCCTCCGCAACACCCGCCATGGTGTCATGATCAGTCAGTGCGAGCACTTTCACCTGTGCTGGTCACCAGGTAACAGAGTTAGCCTAGGAATGTGCTAGGCATTTGCATTCAGAAACAGCGAATAAACAGATGATTGTTGATGCAGAAAGCCACTCCTTGATTGATTTCTGGCAGGTGGTTATCCCAATGCAGTTCATTATACTATATGGCATGGAAATAGCCATGTGGCCCTTTTATAGAAGTAACACGAaaagaaaatactccctccgttcctttttacAGCGCATACAagatttgtttgaagtcaaacCATGC encodes the following:
- the LOC123141794 gene encoding 3',5'-nucleoside bisphosphate phosphatase, which codes for MTTTRPAATTEEEEMVMAASAAANATPPDADDREQQKKARARNKKKKKKKRRRAPSEEELAALRSVLLWARRGEAGDDDAADCGGHLLPAGRRRPRVAVELHAHSARSDGSLSPAALVERAHRNGVKVLALTDHDTMAGVAEAMETAKEFSIRIIPAVEISAVYSPSNGSGANEPVHVLAYFGSWGPAKSQELEKVLSSIREGRYTRAKEMLSKLRSLGMALNFEDVSNIAGNGVAPGRVHVARAMVEAGYVDNLRQAFSRYLYDGGPAYAIGSEPAGESVVQLICRTGGIAVLAHPWALKNPAPVIKDLKAAGLHAIEVYRSDGKLSGLSDLADTYELLKLGGSDYHGRDDKEEPDIGSVDLPVLAFFRFLEAAQPIWCNAIKEIFANTTERTGLNGPKECHRTSSVDDLCNMCLSSPELEETDDSEVEVLRTEFADIILSNRSCKTLTEQRAEITSLLH